Proteins co-encoded in one Corylus avellana chromosome ca9, CavTom2PMs-1.0 genomic window:
- the LOC132162348 gene encoding uncharacterized protein LOC132162348, with amino-acid sequence MAEEEIEPYCKWRRGLTCDNLEVDRHGFEEDQIRTTPNDRGMFTIRGRRRLDGTLKRWKSLNKEIEIPRGLKKEDITTNFNGGILHVTIPKKNPFLAAFYHLGLKITAGVLTAVAFGMVLAAVIYWKCN; translated from the exons ATGGCGGAAGAAGAGATTGAACCCTACTGCAAGTGGCGTAGGGGCCTAACGTGTGACAATCTTGAGGTTGATCGTCAtg GGTTTGAAGAAGATCAAATAAGGACGACTCCCAACGATCGTGGGATGTTTACAATCAGAGGACGACGTCGGTTGGATGGAACCTTAAAAAGATGGAAAAGCTTAAACAAAGAGATAGAAATCCCAAGAGGTTTAAAGAAAGAAGATATAACAACTAATTTCAACGGTGGCATTCTTCATGTAACGATCCCTAAGAAAAATCCGTTCCTTGCTGCATTTTATCATCTTGGATTAAAGATAACTGCGGGAGTCTTAACGGCCGTTGCTTTCGGAATGGTTCTTGCAGCTGTAATATATTGGAAATGTAATTGA